Proteins from a genomic interval of Flammeovirgaceae bacterium SG7u.111:
- a CDS encoding histidine kinase: MSRGKNILMKIRGWLSDKNVLNHLVFWAIMYLYYISSNWVYYADKLSLVEKFAWKMGVQIQLSYFIVYVLIPKVLNKGRKVLFAGSVLLSIYATFFVYTLVRYFIFDPRYPGVYKKFDLSEQLVDFNLYLNDLTWFIFPTIILVAIQYYKHQKEVVTLREQKKTTELNLLKNQLNPHFLFNTLNSLYVLSLKKSDRTPEVIGKLSAILDYMLYHCSDAFVPLTGEITLLNNYLALEDVRYGKRLKVDFDYTIGKNIKIAPLLMLTLVENAFKHGVKEEANQAALDIKLRATANEIVFELENTKPASTGASAKPSGAIGLQNIRKQLAILYPNKHTFEVKDSPKSFLVTLKLVPNAI; encoded by the coding sequence ATGAGTAGAGGCAAGAACATATTAATGAAAATAAGAGGTTGGTTGTCGGATAAAAATGTATTAAACCATTTGGTTTTTTGGGCAATTATGTACCTCTATTACATAAGTTCCAACTGGGTGTATTATGCAGATAAGTTGAGCTTGGTGGAGAAATTTGCTTGGAAAATGGGCGTACAAATCCAGCTGTCGTACTTTATAGTGTATGTGCTTATACCCAAGGTACTGAACAAAGGGCGCAAGGTGCTGTTCGCTGGTAGCGTATTGCTTTCTATCTACGCCACTTTCTTTGTATACACCTTGGTGAGGTATTTTATTTTCGACCCAAGGTACCCTGGTGTGTATAAGAAGTTCGACTTGTCAGAGCAGTTGGTGGATTTCAACCTCTACCTCAACGACCTTACCTGGTTTATATTCCCAACCATTATTTTGGTAGCTATACAGTACTACAAGCACCAAAAAGAAGTGGTTACATTGAGGGAGCAGAAAAAAACAACGGAGTTGAACCTTTTAAAAAATCAGCTGAACCCACATTTTTTATTCAATACGCTGAATAGCTTGTATGTGCTCTCGCTCAAGAAGTCGGATAGGACTCCTGAGGTGATCGGGAAGCTTTCAGCTATTTTGGATTACATGCTCTACCATTGCAGTGATGCTTTTGTGCCACTTACTGGTGAGATTACCCTGCTCAATAATTACCTTGCGCTGGAAGATGTTCGTTATGGCAAGCGGTTAAAAGTAGACTTCGATTACACCATTGGGAAAAACATCAAAATAGCCCCATTGCTCATGCTTACACTGGTAGAAAATGCTTTTAAACATGGTGTGAAAGAAGAAGCCAATCAGGCTGCGCTTGACATAAAACTTCGCGCAACAGCTAATGAGATTGTGTTTGAATTGGAAAATACAAAGCCGGCAAGCACTGGTGCTTCTGCAAAGCCTTCTGGTGCCATTGGTCTGCAAAATATTCGGAAGCAACTTGCTATCCTTTATCCAAACAAACATACTTTTGAAGTAAAAGACAGCCCCAAATCTTTCCTCGTAACATTAAAATTAGTTCCAAATGCGATATAA
- a CDS encoding S41 family peptidase has protein sequence MNFNRRLVQKKVALGKVVFVLWSMLILASPSFAQSADASVLIKGIKTAMVDHYIFLDKAKETNEHLDKLLNEGFFDSYKTPEELASALTEQMRAITKDMHVSVSPPRIQPVEKGPQQPFVERLARYYTPMINEVKYYEQNIGYLDMRFFGGGEEGIASLDEAMKQFQNADALIIDLRKNGGGSIRTVQYFCSYFFDQEFLLNKIYTRATDHTEELMVLDVKGIKRPKVPVLVLTSSRTFSGAEDFSYTLQSRKRATIIGEVTRGGAHPVRGHNLEGGFRVRVPYARSINPVTNSNWEGTGVIPDVETSEEEALEKALAMAMDSAAAYKKALFAPLETTLDNFGTEASTEKKQEVFNLLESLVKAGALTERDINVLGYHTLSGEKPMAALAVFESNTLLFPTSANAYDSYAEALAGNGFKELALENYTEAVSVAKEQEDYNLEAFERNLANFKKKLNE, from the coding sequence ATGAATTTCAATAGAAGATTAGTTCAAAAAAAGGTAGCATTAGGTAAGGTTGTCTTTGTTTTATGGAGCATGCTTATCCTTGCCTCCCCTAGCTTTGCCCAGTCGGCCGACGCAAGTGTATTGATAAAAGGGATCAAAACGGCGATGGTAGACCACTACATCTTTTTGGACAAGGCAAAGGAGACCAACGAGCACTTAGATAAGTTGCTGAATGAAGGCTTTTTCGATTCGTATAAAACACCTGAAGAACTGGCATCTGCACTGACAGAACAGATGCGGGCGATTACGAAAGACATGCACGTGAGTGTTTCTCCACCTCGGATACAGCCTGTTGAAAAAGGACCTCAACAGCCTTTTGTAGAGAGGCTGGCGAGGTATTATACGCCTATGATCAATGAGGTAAAGTATTATGAGCAAAATATCGGGTATTTAGATATGCGGTTTTTTGGAGGAGGGGAAGAGGGTATTGCCAGCTTGGACGAAGCCATGAAACAGTTTCAAAATGCGGATGCCTTAATTATTGATTTGCGCAAGAATGGGGGAGGGAGCATAAGGACTGTCCAGTATTTCTGTAGCTACTTTTTTGACCAGGAGTTTTTGCTGAACAAGATCTATACCAGAGCGACCGACCATACCGAAGAGCTAATGGTACTGGACGTAAAAGGGATTAAAAGACCGAAGGTGCCGGTGTTAGTTCTTACCAGCAGCAGGACTTTCTCTGGCGCAGAAGATTTCTCTTATACGTTACAGAGCCGGAAGCGGGCAACTATTATTGGTGAGGTGACTAGGGGAGGAGCTCATCCGGTTAGGGGGCATAATTTAGAAGGTGGCTTTAGGGTGAGGGTTCCGTATGCCCGTAGCATCAATCCTGTAACCAACTCGAACTGGGAAGGAACTGGTGTAATTCCGGATGTAGAAACCTCCGAAGAGGAAGCCTTGGAAAAAGCACTTGCCATGGCAATGGATAGCGCCGCAGCTTACAAAAAAGCACTTTTTGCCCCGCTGGAAACTACGCTAGATAACTTTGGGACAGAGGCTTCAACTGAGAAAAAACAGGAGGTTTTTAACTTGTTAGAAAGCTTGGTGAAAGCTGGTGCGCTTACGGAAAGAGATATCAATGTGCTTGGTTATCATACCCTTTCAGGTGAAAAGCCAATGGCAGCCTTAGCTGTTTTTGAAAGCAATACCTTATTGTTTCCAACTTCTGCCAATGCCTATGATAGCTATGCAGAAGCGCTGGCTGGAAATGGCTTTAAAGAGTTGGCTTTGGAAAATTATACTGAAGCGGTGTCGGTTGCCAAAGAGCAAGAGGACTACAACTTGGAAGCATTTGAACGAAATTTAGCTAATTTCAAAAAGAAACTAAATGAGTAG
- a CDS encoding helix-turn-helix domain-containing protein, protein MEGKKTRQLAAVMFTDIVGYTALMQGDEARAIRMREKHREVFQEQHGLHNGNIIQYYGDGTLSIFKSALEAVKCAIAVQKLLQEGEVIPLRIGLHMGDIVFNETEVFGDGVNLAARVESMGIAGGILLSGKLNDELKNQTDISTVSLGSFNLKNVEQPIEIFAVSSEGMAVPQPTELKGKQEPGKTIAVLPFVNMSTSEENEYFSDGITEEIINALAKINSLKVTSRTSSFFFKNKNIPITEIAAELGVAVVLEGSVRRAGDMVRITAQLIQAADDFHFWSETWDRKLENIFEVQDEISLLIADKLREHFGHFEIEDHLVEKQTDSIAAYDDFLKGKYHYNKWNPEDAKTAMGFYEKALELDPSHAESLAGLADCYGFLATTGFLPYVEAWEKAATLAKKALGINEQSPDAYYQLANYAFFISCDYKESLELAMKAAKLQPNYIEAQHFLLFLYIIAGKKELGRKQLELVMSIDPLSPETLFYNGYYHYIAEEYATSLEYFDKCLAQNPRNIPAHSVKCYCLLKLNRPNDVLGYFEKLPPEIVVEGDKLGSTALAYAVMGDKENTERYLSILEEEAKTPEGFRAHSFLFMMYALTGAHEKAFEWIEQSIENNSSFLLFHFADPLVDSLKSDLRHDKYQQLIFPKELFESTSKKKKALLDEETTELFTKRLLAHLVEEKPYLDPFLTLRTLAEQIDIHPNQLSWLLNENMGKNFNEFINSYRVEEFKKLSQDPKKSHITLMGLAYESGFNSKTVFNTYFKKETGLTPKQFLKSIK, encoded by the coding sequence ATGGAAGGAAAGAAAACACGCCAACTTGCCGCAGTAATGTTTACCGACATAGTGGGCTACACGGCCCTGATGCAAGGGGATGAAGCGCGCGCCATCCGTATGCGGGAAAAGCACCGAGAGGTGTTCCAAGAGCAACATGGGCTGCACAATGGAAACATCATCCAGTATTATGGCGATGGGACGTTGAGCATATTCAAAAGTGCCTTGGAGGCTGTAAAATGTGCTATTGCTGTTCAAAAATTGCTGCAAGAAGGCGAGGTTATTCCCCTCCGAATTGGCTTGCACATGGGCGATATCGTGTTCAACGAAACGGAGGTTTTTGGCGACGGGGTGAACCTTGCCGCACGTGTGGAAAGCATGGGCATTGCTGGGGGGATTTTACTATCGGGAAAGCTGAACGATGAGCTAAAAAACCAAACCGATATTTCCACAGTCTCCTTGGGGAGTTTCAACCTCAAAAACGTTGAGCAACCTATTGAAATCTTTGCAGTTTCCAGCGAAGGAATGGCTGTGCCCCAGCCTACGGAGCTGAAAGGCAAGCAAGAGCCTGGCAAGACCATTGCCGTGTTGCCCTTCGTAAACATGAGCACCAGCGAGGAAAACGAGTACTTTAGCGATGGGATTACGGAGGAGATCATCAATGCACTGGCGAAGATCAATAGCCTGAAAGTTACTTCCCGCACTTCTTCGTTTTTCTTCAAAAACAAGAATATTCCTATTACAGAAATAGCTGCGGAACTGGGCGTAGCGGTGGTGTTGGAAGGAAGCGTGCGTAGGGCTGGCGACATGGTCCGGATTACGGCACAGCTCATCCAAGCCGCGGACGATTTCCATTTTTGGTCGGAAACTTGGGACAGGAAATTAGAAAATATTTTTGAGGTACAGGATGAAATAAGCCTACTCATAGCCGATAAGCTTCGCGAGCATTTTGGGCACTTCGAAATAGAAGACCATTTGGTGGAAAAGCAGACCGACAGCATAGCGGCGTACGATGATTTCCTGAAAGGAAAATATCATTACAACAAATGGAACCCAGAAGACGCAAAAACAGCCATGGGCTTTTACGAAAAAGCACTGGAGCTTGATCCATCACATGCCGAGTCCTTGGCAGGACTTGCCGATTGTTACGGTTTTTTGGCTACTACAGGCTTTTTACCTTATGTGGAAGCTTGGGAAAAGGCGGCGACCCTCGCCAAAAAAGCACTGGGTATAAATGAACAATCACCTGATGCATATTACCAACTTGCCAACTACGCTTTCTTTATTTCTTGTGACTACAAGGAAAGCTTGGAGCTGGCTATGAAGGCCGCAAAGCTACAGCCTAATTATATTGAAGCTCAACACTTTCTTTTGTTTTTGTACATCATTGCAGGAAAGAAAGAGTTGGGCAGAAAGCAATTGGAATTGGTAATGAGCATAGATCCACTTTCGCCCGAAACGCTCTTTTACAATGGCTATTACCATTACATAGCAGAAGAATACGCTACTTCGCTCGAATATTTTGACAAATGCTTAGCCCAAAACCCGAGAAACATCCCTGCACATTCGGTGAAATGTTACTGCCTGCTCAAGCTCAACCGCCCCAACGATGTGTTGGGCTATTTTGAGAAGCTTCCGCCCGAGATTGTAGTGGAAGGGGACAAATTAGGTTCAACGGCTCTGGCTTATGCGGTAATGGGGGACAAGGAAAATACAGAGAGATACCTCTCCATTTTGGAGGAAGAAGCGAAGACTCCCGAAGGTTTCAGGGCCCATTCTTTCCTTTTTATGATGTATGCCCTCACGGGGGCGCACGAGAAGGCTTTTGAGTGGATTGAACAATCCATCGAAAACAATTCTTCCTTTCTACTTTTCCACTTTGCCGACCCTTTGGTAGACTCGTTGAAATCCGACCTGAGGCATGACAAATACCAGCAACTTATTTTCCCAAAAGAGCTTTTTGAAAGTACTTCCAAGAAGAAAAAAGCACTTTTGGACGAGGAAACAACCGAGCTCTTTACGAAACGTTTATTAGCACATTTGGTAGAGGAAAAGCCCTACCTCGACCCCTTTCTGACCCTCCGAACCTTGGCGGAACAGATCGATATCCACCCCAACCAACTTTCGTGGTTGCTCAATGAGAATATGGGGAAAAACTTCAACGAGTTCATTAATTCGTACCGAGTAGAAGAGTTCAAAAAGCTTTCCCAAGATCCGAAAAAATCACATATCACCTTAATGGGCTTGGCTTACGAAAGCGGCTTCAATTCCAAAACTGTGTTCAATACTTACTTTAAAAAGGAAACGGGGCTTACGCCAAAGCAGTTTTTGAAGAGCATAAAATAG
- a CDS encoding NAD(P)-dependent alcohol dehydrogenase yields MKAIVCEKYGSPEVLQLQEVAKPSPKENEVLVKVHAASVTTADTMIRQGTPFYGRLFIGLFKPKHSIMGTGFAGVVEAIGEHVSQFEMGQEVFGETALGFGANAEYVCVPEDGVITTKSSNITFQEAAPICDGALTSFNFLKELAKVKLGQKVLIIGASGSLGTAAVQLAKAFGAEVTGVCSSRNVALVKSLGADHVIDYLKEDFRLNNSTYDIIYDTVGKSSFSQCKSSLSVNGLYLSPVLNMRLLFQMIWTTKSKKKALFEATGLKKPVELREMLKELKLMIENNLFSTVVGREYQLEQIAEAHRYIDRGHKVGNVVVNIIHNESDLVSTEDEQKVLTNTH; encoded by the coding sequence ATGAAAGCAATAGTTTGTGAAAAATATGGATCTCCCGAGGTACTCCAACTCCAAGAAGTAGCCAAACCAAGTCCGAAAGAAAATGAAGTTTTGGTAAAAGTGCATGCCGCTTCGGTAACTACCGCAGATACTATGATACGCCAAGGAACGCCTTTCTACGGCAGGCTGTTTATTGGTTTGTTCAAGCCAAAGCACTCTATCATGGGAACAGGATTTGCAGGCGTGGTGGAAGCTATTGGAGAGCATGTCTCGCAATTTGAGATGGGGCAAGAAGTATTTGGGGAGACCGCTTTGGGCTTTGGGGCTAATGCCGAATATGTCTGCGTGCCTGAAGATGGGGTAATTACAACCAAGTCCAGCAATATTACTTTCCAAGAAGCTGCGCCTATCTGCGATGGAGCCCTAACTTCCTTCAACTTTTTGAAAGAGTTGGCAAAAGTAAAGCTTGGGCAAAAAGTGCTTATCATTGGCGCATCGGGAAGTTTGGGAACAGCTGCGGTTCAATTGGCAAAGGCTTTTGGGGCAGAAGTAACGGGTGTTTGTAGCAGCAGGAATGTTGCCTTGGTCAAATCCCTAGGTGCAGATCATGTCATCGACTATTTGAAAGAAGACTTCAGGCTAAATAATTCTACCTATGATATTATATACGACACTGTTGGCAAAAGCTCTTTTTCCCAGTGCAAAAGTTCCCTTTCTGTCAATGGCTTGTACCTTTCGCCAGTGTTGAACATGCGCTTGCTTTTCCAAATGATCTGGACGACAAAAAGCAAGAAGAAAGCGCTGTTTGAAGCTACAGGGTTGAAAAAACCTGTTGAACTTAGGGAAATGCTCAAAGAACTCAAGCTGATGATTGAAAATAACTTATTTTCAACCGTAGTCGGGCGGGAATATCAGCTAGAGCAGATAGCGGAGGCGCACCGATACATTGACCGTGGGCATAAAGTGGGAAATGTTGTAGTGAACATTATACATAATGAAAGCGATTTGGTTAGCACTGAAGACGAACAGAAAGTTTTGACAAATACCCACTAA
- a CDS encoding DUF4386 domain-containing protein has protein sequence MNSIRISSMKYARFAGLLYILIAIFSGFSMGYLPTILIAKGDAAATVQNFNRHWELFQLGLAADILVCIIEIVLSVILYQLFKEVNRAISMMAMFYRQAMAIIMGINLINYLMPVTLMNGQDYLSAFEPNQLESLALFFLEAHQIVVLIWGIFFGFHLVLLGYLVFRSGLFASWLGALLMAGGFGYVVESSKEFLFPQVELFSWLAIALLGCAVISELTFAILLLVKGRKVFSN, from the coding sequence ATGAACTCTATTCGGATTTCATCCATGAAATATGCTCGGTTTGCTGGGCTGTTGTATATTCTCATAGCCATTTTTTCAGGCTTTAGCATGGGCTACCTCCCAACTATTTTGATAGCTAAAGGTGACGCTGCTGCCACTGTTCAAAACTTCAACCGCCATTGGGAATTATTCCAATTAGGACTCGCCGCCGACATTCTGGTATGTATAATAGAAATTGTCTTATCCGTAATTCTTTACCAGCTTTTTAAGGAGGTAAACAGGGCTATTTCCATGATGGCAATGTTTTACAGGCAAGCGATGGCGATCATTATGGGTATCAATTTGATCAATTACCTTATGCCTGTTACCCTTATGAACGGGCAAGATTATCTATCCGCCTTTGAGCCTAACCAACTAGAATCTTTAGCTTTATTTTTCTTGGAAGCGCACCAGATAGTGGTACTTATCTGGGGTATTTTCTTTGGTTTCCATTTAGTTTTACTAGGGTATTTGGTCTTCCGCTCTGGTTTGTTCGCCAGTTGGCTGGGTGCATTGCTCATGGCTGGTGGTTTTGGCTATGTGGTGGAAAGTTCCAAAGAATTCCTTTTCCCACAAGTTGAGTTATTTTCTTGGTTGGCTATAGCTTTGCTTGGCTGCGCAGTCATCAGCGAACTTACTTTTGCCATTTTGCTCTTGGTAAAGGGAAGAAAAGTGTTTTCGAATTGA
- a CDS encoding glyoxalase: MNYEAQSIRTFIGAKDFGESRSFYLELDFIEVPLGPKMSFFKVDEKLGFYLQNAYVKDWIDNSMIFLEVANLEECLKGLKEKNLTEKYKNVRLSGIKTDSWGREFFLHDPSGILWHFGEFTSSKS; encoded by the coding sequence ATGAACTACGAAGCGCAATCCATCAGGACTTTTATTGGGGCAAAAGACTTTGGGGAATCAAGGAGTTTTTACCTTGAGCTGGACTTTATTGAAGTTCCGCTTGGTCCTAAAATGAGTTTCTTTAAGGTTGACGAGAAACTAGGCTTTTACCTACAAAATGCTTATGTGAAAGACTGGATAGATAACTCCATGATCTTTCTAGAAGTGGCTAACCTTGAGGAATGTTTGAAGGGGTTAAAAGAAAAAAACTTGACAGAAAAATATAAAAACGTCCGCCTTTCGGGAATTAAAACAGATAGCTGGGGCAGAGAATTTTTCCTTCATGACCCCTCAGGAATTCTTTGGCATTTTGGGGAATTCACTTCTTCCAAAAGTTAA
- a CDS encoding GNAT family N-acetyltransferase gives MIKITRTNSENKDFAALVKQLDAALAETDGDDHAFYNQFNKTDKINHVLVAYKNDEALGCGAIRKYDATTMEIKRMYTSPESRGMGIASQILHELEKWSAELGFQKCILETGINQHEAIDLYKKNNYQLIPNYGPYAGIDTSFCFEKVL, from the coding sequence ATGATAAAAATAACACGAACAAACTCAGAGAACAAAGACTTTGCTGCATTGGTAAAACAGCTTGATGCTGCTCTGGCGGAAACAGATGGAGATGACCATGCTTTTTACAACCAATTCAACAAAACCGATAAGATCAACCATGTATTGGTCGCTTACAAAAACGATGAAGCTCTGGGCTGCGGGGCTATTCGCAAATACGATGCTACTACTATGGAAATAAAGCGTATGTACACCTCTCCTGAGAGCCGAGGAATGGGCATTGCCAGCCAAATTCTCCATGAACTGGAAAAATGGTCAGCCGAACTAGGCTTTCAAAAATGTATTTTAGAAACGGGGATAAACCAGCATGAAGCCATCGATTTGTACAAAAAGAATAATTACCAATTAATTCCTAACTATGGCCCATATGCAGGAATTGATACCAGTTTTTGTTTTGAGAAAGTATTGTAA